In Acidisarcina polymorpha, the DNA window TCGTTGACGTATTGGGAACCCATGTAGACGCCGAGCGCGGATGAGACCTGGCTGATCGGGACTCCGAGAGCCCCTGCCTTTTTGCGGTCGATACTCACCAGCAGTTGTGGATCATTTGCCGTGAAGCTGGTGAAAAGCCCGGTGAGCTCGTGGCCGTTCGCACTGTCGGCCACGATCTGGTGCGCCACATTGTCGAGGTCCTGCAGTGTGTTTCGGCCAAGATCCTGCAACATGAATTGGAACCCGCCATAAGAGCCGATACCCTGAATCGCCGGCGGCTCAAAGCAGACCAGAATCGCGCCAGGTATTTGGAATAATTTTGGCTGCAAGCGAGCGCGAATGTCGGGAGCACCGTGACCCGGTTTCGTCCGGGTGTCGATTGGATTTAATGGAACGAAGATCAAACCAGCGTTCGAGGAGCTGCCACCTGAAAGCGAAAACCCTGGAACTGCAAAGGTTGCAAAAACATCAGGATCCTGGCGGATCATCTGTTCCGCGCGGCTCGACACATCTGTCGTGTAGCTGAGCGAGGCGCCTTGGGGAGCCTGGACAACGACGATCAAGTAGTTCTGATCCTCACCTGGCACGAAGGCGGTCGGCACGTGAGTATACATATAGCCCGTCGCAGCGAGCCCCACAAAAAACAGCAGCAGCATGACATAACGAAGCTTTAAAGCTAAGTGGACGACGCGGCCGTAACCGCGGCCCATGGCCCGGATGCCGTTGTCGATCCCATGTGCCAATGCTCGGTAGCCATTTGCAAGCGGGCGAATGTGAGTCCAATCGAAGACGTTGTATTTCGCCTCCTCGCCGCGTAACAGGATTGCCGCCAGGGCGGGCGAGAGAGTGAGCGCGTTGAACAAGGAGATCGCGATCGAAAAGGCGATAGTCAACGAGAACTGTTTGTACAAAATGCCTGTAGTCCCGGGAAAGAAGGACACCGGGACAAATACCGAAATCAGCACCAGCGACGTCGCGATTACTGCGCTCGATACTTCGGCCATGGCCACAGACGTAGCGGTGTGTCCATCGGTATTGTCTTCATCGATATGGCGCTGAACGTTCTCGATGACCACGATGGCGTCGTCGACAACCAGGCCGGTGGCCAACGTAATTCCGAACAAGGTCAAAGAGTTGATCGAAAAACCAAACAACTTGATGAAACCGAAGGTGCCAACGAGAGAGACCGGGATCGTGACCGCGGGAATGATGGTCGCGCGCCAATCCAAGAGAAAGAAGAAGATCACCACGATGACGATGATGACGGCTTCTTCCAGGGTCGAGATAACCTCCTTTACAGAATCGCCGACCACAGTCGTCGTGTCGAAGGCGACCACATAGGCCATACCCGGCGGGAACGACTTCTTCAACTCGAGCAACGTCGATTTCGCCAGCTTGTCGACGGTGAGGGCATTGGCATTGGAGAGCTGCTGAACACCGACACCGATTGCCGGATGCCCGCTGAATAACAGGTTGCTGTCGTAGGACTCGGCGCCGATCTCTGCCCTGCCTACATCTTTGAGCTGAACGATTCCGTTAGGGGTGTTCTTGAGGACGATCTCCTCAAACTGGCGAGGATCAGAGAAACGTCCTACGACTCGCAACGTGACTTGAAAACGCTGCTTTGGGTCAGACGGGGCACGTCCGATGGAGCCCGCGGGAATTTCGACGTTTTGGTCCTGTAGAGCCGAGGTCACATCGGCGGCAGTTAGGCCTCGGGTGGCGAGCTTCACCGGATCAAGCCAGATGCGCATTGCGTATTTACGTTCCCCGAAGATGACGACGTCGCCGACCCCGGGAACCCGCTTCAATGCATCCTTGACGTATACATCGATGTAGTTCGATATGTATTGGTTCGAAAGAGAGCCGTCCGGAGAATAAAAGCCGGCCGCGAAGACAAAGTTTGGATTGGCCTTGGTGATCGTAATGCCGGTGTTCTTAATCTCCTGCGGCAGACGACCCTGGGCAGTCGCAACCCGGTTCTGGACGTCGACGGCTGCGATATTCAAGTCGTAGCCGGTGCGGAAGGTCACATCGATCGAGCTCGTGCCATCGTTTGAGCTCGTCGAAGACATGTAGTGCATCCCCTCGACGCCATTAATCTGCTGCTCAAGCGGGATGGTGACGGCCGATTCCACGACTTGAGAGTTCGCTCCAACGTAGTTGGAGGTCACTGTGACCTGCGGCGGCGCCAAGTCAGGATACAGAGAGATTGGCAGCCCGGGGATCGACACCGCACCTGCAAGAATGATCAGCAACGCGCATACAGTCGCGAAGATCGGTCGTCGAATAAAGAAGTCAACCACAGGAATTATTCCTCTCGCCGATGGCTCAGCCGCGGCGGTGCATACTGCGATAGAAGGACTTCAGCTCAGCCCAAAGGCTGCACCGGCATGCCGTCGACTAGAAATTGAGTTCCTGAAACGATTACCTTTTCACCCGGCTTCAATCCGCCGAGCACCGCATAGTCGTTGCCGACGGTGTCACCCAGTGTGACCGCACGCTGCTTGGCCAGGGTGCCCTTGTCGCCTTGCTCGGCGACGTAGACAAAGGCTTGTCCGCCGATGCGGGTGATCGCCAGTACCGGAACCGTCGCGGTCGGCGAGGTGCTCCAGATGACGCGGGCCTTTACCAGTTGCGCGGTGCGAAACTTCCCGATCTCTGATTTGAGCGGCGCCTTCACCAAAATACCTTGGAGACCGTTGTCAACGCTTGGCGCGACGAAATCTATCTTGGTACTCTCCAGAAGCTTGCCATCGGTGTCCACGATGTTGATGCCAAGGCCGTTGCGTATCTCGGATGTGCGCTCGGTGGGAATATAGACATACGCTTCAAAGTCGCGATTTTCGTCGACAGTGGTCAGCATAGTCGTCGGGGAGACGTAATCTCCAAGATGCACTGGAATGTCACCGACGATGCCGTCAAAGGGCGCGCGAATATGGTAGTAGCCTAACTGGCGTTCTTGCGACTCCCGCAGCGAAACGGCTGCTTGATAATCCGCCTTCGAATTGCTATACGACTGTTCGGCCTGATCGAGCACATCGCGGCTAATCACACCGGCAGCGAAGAGTTTCCGCTGCCTCTCCACTTCGATCTCGTTGTAGTGATAGACGGCTAGCTTCTGCCGTTCGGTCGCGACCTGAGAGTCGAGCGTCGCCTGCTGCTTCGCCGGGTCGATCTCCATCATTCTCTGCCCAGCCTTGACTCGATCCCCGGATTTGACAAGAATTTCGGTCAGATTTCCATCGACCTGAGGACTCAGAGTTGCCGACCTGCGGGACTTGATTGTCGCCGTGTATTCATCGCTCTTCGGAACCGGCGAGTTGGTAATGGTGACCGTCTGAACCGGCAGCGCTCTCGCTTCTGGAGCAGCCGCTGGAGCGGACTTGCTGCAACCACTAACGGCAAGAACCGCAGCCAACACAACCATCCCGCCAATTCCCTCGTACCGCTCTCGCCATTCCTTTTTCAACTAAGAACCTCGCTGTCTCTCGGTTAGCCGTATTCCCGTGCGACCCGTGGAACACCCTTGATTTGTTGGGAAATGCAGATCGTAGCCCAAGCGAATTGGGAGAATCAATACTGCCGCTGCTCGATTCAGCTTGACTATTTTCGCTGTTTGTTCGTTTCGAGTTCCCCCAATTCTATAACCAATCGAGTGGGATTGGGGCACACTCCTGCTGATTCCCTAAACTTAACGCATTGGATAGCTGGGCGCCCCAC includes these proteins:
- a CDS encoding efflux RND transporter permease subunit — encoded protein: MVDFFIRRPIFATVCALLIILAGAVSIPGLPISLYPDLAPPQVTVTSNYVGANSQVVESAVTIPLEQQINGVEGMHYMSSTSSNDGTSSIDVTFRTGYDLNIAAVDVQNRVATAQGRLPQEIKNTGITITKANPNFVFAAGFYSPDGSLSNQYISNYIDVYVKDALKRVPGVGDVVIFGERKYAMRIWLDPVKLATRGLTAADVTSALQDQNVEIPAGSIGRAPSDPKQRFQVTLRVVGRFSDPRQFEEIVLKNTPNGIVQLKDVGRAEIGAESYDSNLLFSGHPAIGVGVQQLSNANALTVDKLAKSTLLELKKSFPPGMAYVVAFDTTTVVGDSVKEVISTLEEAVIIVIVVIFFFLLDWRATIIPAVTIPVSLVGTFGFIKLFGFSINSLTLFGITLATGLVVDDAIVVIENVQRHIDEDNTDGHTATSVAMAEVSSAVIATSLVLISVFVPVSFFPGTTGILYKQFSLTIAFSIAISLFNALTLSPALAAILLRGEEAKYNVFDWTHIRPLANGYRALAHGIDNGIRAMGRGYGRVVHLALKLRYVMLLLFFVGLAATGYMYTHVPTAFVPGEDQNYLIVVVQAPQGASLSYTTDVSSRAEQMIRQDPDVFATFAVPGFSLSGGSSSNAGLIFVPLNPIDTRTKPGHGAPDIRARLQPKLFQIPGAILVCFEPPAIQGIGSYGGFQFMLQDLGRNTLQDLDNVAHQIVADSANGHELTGLFTSFTANDPQLLVSIDRKKAGALGVPISQVSSALGVYMGSQYVNDFDFNNRSYRVYVQADQPFRMTAKDLRQYYVRSNTNGLIPLDNIVTITETSGPQVINHYNLFRAAEIDGVPGPGLSSSQGQDAMVKLAKKHMLQGMAYEWTGLALEEVEAGGKAIVIFGLGLLVVYLTLSAQYESFALPFIILLAVPMAVLGALVFVSLRGLQDDVYVQIGLVMLIGLSAKNSILIVEFAEQLRGHGRSIVDAAIEASELRLRPILMTSFAFILGVLPLYFASGAGKLGRHSVGTAIVGGMLFSTILNLLFIPVLYVILKSILEAFSRTTPIMQESSTEISAD
- a CDS encoding efflux RND transporter periplasmic adaptor subunit: MKKEWRERYEGIGGMVVLAAVLAVSGCSKSAPAAAPEARALPVQTVTITNSPVPKSDEYTATIKSRRSATLSPQVDGNLTEILVKSGDRVKAGQRMMEIDPAKQQATLDSQVATERQKLAVYHYNEIEVERQRKLFAAGVISRDVLDQAEQSYSNSKADYQAAVSLRESQERQLGYYHIRAPFDGIVGDIPVHLGDYVSPTTMLTTVDENRDFEAYVYIPTERTSEIRNGLGINIVDTDGKLLESTKIDFVAPSVDNGLQGILVKAPLKSEIGKFRTAQLVKARVIWSTSPTATVPVLAITRIGGQAFVYVAEQGDKGTLAKQRAVTLGDTVGNDYAVLGGLKPGEKVIVSGTQFLVDGMPVQPLG